TTGACGAGTTTAAAACTTCTTCCCCTGAACAACGATACCTGAACTTAATGCAAAAAAGACCAGACCTTATTCAGCGTGTGCCACAGCATCAATTAGCGAGCTATTTAGGTATCAAACCCCAGTCTTTAAGCAGGTTAAGAGCAAGGATTGTAGAGAAAAACAAGGGATAGGGTCCATTTCTTAACTTAAGTGAACGGGTTATAGCATCCTGCCAATCTACCTTTGCATTATCATTCAACAACTAATAGTATTGATGTGCAAAAGAAGATTTTATTATTCGCTTTGACCCTAATGATGGCGAGCTGTTTACAGGTGAACGCGCAATATGCCAAACAAGACAGTACTTATAAAAAGTATTTTGTCGGGAGTACGTTCCTGATGTTAGGAAATTTTATTCCTAATGACCGGAATCCACCTCATTTTATACAATTAAATGTTGGATATAGGATCACACCTGGAGATGTTGTTTTCCTGGAATTAAAGAGATCCAGGTTTGCTTACCCATTAGGTATCCCCTGGGGAAAATCATTTGATGCGCCGGGAGAAAACTATCCCGGACATGTACGCCAAAATGTAATTGGATTAGCATACAATCGTTTTTGGTGGAAAGGATTATATACAGGCATTCATGCAATGAATGCTTTTCAAAGATATTATGATGAGGGTAATGAAAAGATTGCAAATGGATTCACATTATTTATGACCTACCGTTTGGGCTACCAGGTTAAACTGTTTAAAAACCGCTTCTTTATAGAACCATCTATTGGTTTGACTCATTGGCCTGTAAAAACTAATACACCACAATCTTTTGAAGAAAAGGAAAGTAAATGGCCTGAATACTTTGGTTTTGAACCCGGGCTTCATTTCGGGTTTAATTTTTAGCTGTTTTACGGACAGTTTAAACATCTTCACAACACCGATTGGCAAGTTTTATATAAAATAGATATGCAAAAGAGAATTTTATTGTTCGCTTTGACCTTAATGATGGCCAGCAGTTTACAGGTAAACGCACAATATGCCAAACAAGACAGTACTTACAAACGGTGGTTCGTTGGCAGCACTATATTTTTATTGGGTAATTTGGCTTCTACAAACAGTCCCGACTTCGTTCAACTCAATTTGGGCTATCGTATTACAGGAAAAGATGTAATTACATTAGAACCAAAAACGTGGAAATATGCCTGGCCGAATGGTATTCACCCATTTTTTAACAAATCATACGGAAAGCCGGAAGAAGAATTTCCAGGGTATATTCGTGAGTATGGCTTATCAGTGGCTTACCAACGATTTTTGTGGAAAGGTTTATATGCCGAACTTAATGTAATGCCTACCTGGCAAACTTTTGTGAATGCTGACGGCAAAAAAAATGACAATGGATTTCAGCTTTTCAATACTTACCGCGTTGGTTATCACATCAAACTTTTTAAGGACAGATTTTTTATTCAACCATCAATAGCCATTACGCACCGTCCTTATCACACAAAAATGCCTGATGGGTTTAAACAGTTAGACGATAGATGGTCGAAATTTGTTTTCGGAGAACCGGGATTTCATTTTGGGTTTAATTTTTAGTTGATAATTTATGAACACAAAAAAACACCCCAAAATGAGCAGCAGGTTGGAAAGCCTATGCAGCATTTTATACCCTGGATGAAGATAGCGGATTCGCTCAACCTCATCGGTAAAGGCAAAAGTAATCCGGCAGCATACTAAGCCAAAGTTGATGCTATGTATTCTCTGAAAGTTTTTGTCTTTCTACCTAATAGCCGCTCCATATCGCCCGATTGATAGGCGAACTCGCCTTCTTCAATTGCCACTACCCAATTCGTTATAAATTCGGCAAAATTACGGGGGAATCCTTGGGTAACTTTCATATCAATATATTCTTCTGCTGCAATGGTGGTAAAAGGGACAGGCCGGCCTTTTATTTCCGCAAGAATTTTTGCAATGTCAGCAAACGAAACAGCATCGCTGCCGCCTAATGAATAGGTTTTATTTTCGTGTCCCGGCGCAGAAAGTATTTCAGCGTGAGCTTCCGCCAGTTCATCTCTTGTTGCTGGCGCCATTTTTCCATTGTTTGCAGGAACTTTTATTCCGTTTTCATAAGGATCGGGACCGTAGTAGGCCGATAAAAGGTCTGTAAAAGGTGGGTGGTATAAAATGGTATAATCAAGCCCGGAAGATTTGAGTACCTGTTCAGTAAAAAGGTCGGATTCCGTAATTCCAGGCATAATACGTCCCGAGCCTTCTTTGCGCATAATTGACATATACACCACATGCTTAACACCAGCCTGGCGGGCCGCGGTAACCGCATTATAATGTTGGGTAGACCGGTCTGTGAAAGCGATCGTACTTGTAAGCATTACTTTGTCAACACCTTCAAACGCACGCAGTAACGAATCATAGTCAAAGTAGTCACCAAAACGAACTTCAATACCTTTGGCAGCCAGGTCTTCTATCTCTTCTTTTTTCCGGGAAAGTCCGATAATTTGGCTTGCAGGAACTCCTTTTTTTAACAAATGTTCAACAGTGCCTTTCCCAACTACACCTGTAACCCCTGTTACTAATATTTTTGCCATAGTGTAATGTCTTTTTTCATCTTGAAATGATTATTTTTGCTTTTGATTTGCAAGTGAAAGATGAAATTTATGCTTTCAAATTGCAAGTGTAAAATTAGGTAATTACTTTCAATATGCAAGTAAAAAAATAAATAATTTATGAAATCAGGTGAAAAGCGCTCCGATTGCCCTATTAGTTCATCATTGGATATTTTCGGAGACAAATGGTCGCTATTAATTGTAAGGGATTTAATGCTTTATAAAACGCGTACTTATGGAGATTTTACAAAGTCTACAGAAAAAATAGCAACGAATATATTAGCGAATAGATTACAGATATTGGAGGAAAACGGTATAATAGTCAAATTACCCTATCCGGATAATAAGGTAAAAGGACTGTATAAGCTTAGTTCAAAAGGTGTTGATTTAATACCAGCTTTGATTGAAATAGCCCTTTGGGGTGGGAAATATTTATCCAATTCTGATGAATGTTCGCCTTTTCTCAAAGAAGTAAAAAAGAACAAAACAAAATTTCTGAAAAATATTATGGCTAAGCTACCGGCAGATCATGAGGTTAATGCTGAGTAACCGTTTTTCTTAATGTTAAGTGTTTTTTATCCATCTTCTTTATAAGTCCCTTTCAGAACGCAATATATACCCCCAACCGAAACGACCATCAAAAAACACTGTCTGTAAAATCGGCTTGACGTTACGGCGGCTGACCTGCAAAAGCTCAATGAAAGTAGACACATTGAGCTTTTTATGTTTTGGCTGATGACTTTCAAAATCACCTCCCTTTTAACTTCTTTCTACGCTTCAAACCAAAATCAATTAAGGCATATATGACGGGGCAGTTTCTTTGGCGTGTTCGGTAAGTGCGTAAGAAACGTTACAGGTTTTGTGTTATTAACGGTTCGGGTAATCAATTGCGAGTGGACATGCGGATTACTGGCAGAACTGGTTCTGCAATGGCGACTGTAATTTTAACATGGATGATATTGGTGGAGTAAATGCCGTATATTTTTGGCAGTTAAACTAAAATGAATCATATGCAACGAATGCTGACATACCTGATTGGTGCGACCCTGTTAGCGGGATGCGCCACACAACGGAAGCAACCAGAGAAAGAGTACTGGATACCTTCATACAAACAAGCGATTATAATTTCCGCCTTAAAACAAGCTATTCCCAAAGTTGATTCCATGGATTCAACACCTGCTACCACTTTTGATCTCATCGGAGATTATCGATTTAAGGTCGAAGCGGACAGTATCGGCAAAGCGTTTTACCAGACTATTAAACCCGCTCCTGTCTTTCGGGAGCAGGGCTGGAAGCCTGTACTTAAAAGTGTATTGGAGTATTATTCCAGTAAAGAGCTCGACCGGTGGGCCAAAGCTGCCTATAAGCGTTATAAAATTGCCCGTAAGGCAACCGAAGCCCTTTATTAGGTTTGAATGCCGAAGGGTACTGGCTAACTCTATTTCAAGTTCCTTCAGGGAATTGATAGCATGAACATTCGTTTTTGGTAATGAAAGATGTGTTATATTCATATATTAACAAATACTGTATCCAATGGCAAAACAAACTTCCTTCTTTACCTTCACGGGTAAGGCCGGCAATATGATCGGCTATTACCGGGATGGTAAACACTACTTCCGCAGCATGCCGGAAACCGTCCGGCAGACGACTGCCACCCGCCGTGCCGCGCAGCGCTTCGGGGCCGCCAGCAGCAAAGGCCGCCTTATCCGCAGCGCATTCGCCAATCACTTCGATGTTCGTTGTGATGGCGGGCATATCAACCGCCTCAACAAGACCATCATCAAAGGCGGCCTTCGCAATACCGAGGCCATCGCAGGCTTCCGCTTCAACCAGCACACGGGAACAGACCGCTTCTTTACCGTAGCGCCAACACTCGCTGAGGACGGCATTTTACATATTCCCCCGCAGGTACTGCCGCAGTTCAGGGGCATCTCCGCGCTGGAAGTAAAAGTGATCGCCACCCGTATTCATTTCGGAGAACGCCAGGTAACGGGCACGGAAACCGCTAAGATCGTGCTGGATACCCGCGAAGCATTTGCAGGCGCGGCGCTGAATGTGGATGTGCCCGGTAAGGGAACGCTGATCGTAACCCTGCAGGTAAGAGGTATGTGCAGCGGCAGCGCATCCTTTAACAGGAAATACCTGGCCGCCGATATCATTGCCGTGCAGGAGCCGCAGACAAAGCAGGTCTTCCACAAACCCGGATACCAGCAAGCGGGGATGTTGCCGCAGCGGTGGCCATCACTGGCAGGAACTGCTCAGCAGCAGCAGGCAATATCAGCACATCAGCAGAAAATGGCGGCAGCCTCCGCATACACTTCCCTAACCCCGCCAGTCATCCAGCGGGAATAGGCCATTCCCCGCCTAAGGATACATTTTGTTAAGTAACCCATCCATTGAACGCAGACCCTCCCACACCATATTTCCAGTCAAAATTCCGCAAGCGCCAGTCCTTGTGGAGCATCTGTTATTGCCCGGATATTCCCCTTCACCAGATTTTTCAAACCCACACGAACTTCAGACCGTCTCCGCATTAAGTCCACGTGCCCCGGTGTGATCCCCCGGTCTTCCTTCGCTTTTCAGGACGAATGAGAAGCATCTACAAATCTATCCAGAATGGTCCATTACGGCAACTCTTAGCCAACCTTTCCGATTTCTTCACCAAAGACATGGAGGGTAATAATGCCATTCCCAGCCATAACTTAGTATAACGGGGTGACATTCTTATCCGCGATATTCTCTGCAATGAAGGCATCGAATTTTTCCAGCAGATCAAAGTGTTGCAAGACCTTTAAAAAAGTATCCAGTGTAACATTCTTCGGTCGCTCCAGGTTCTGAATAGTGATGCGGGACATATTAAGCTGTTCGGCAAGCTGGTCTTGGGAGATGCCTTCAAAACCCCTTAAAGTTCTGCTGAGTTTGGCAATTTGACTTTTTACGTCATAAACGGTCAACTCGTTTAATTTCATAAATAGCATATTATATTATGCAAATGTGCTGATTTTCATTGTTTTTGCACAGTATAATATGCTTTTGCTCATTTGCATTTTATAGCCGTTTAGCATATTGTAATATGCAGAAGCTTCGAATATCAATGCTATTACATACCATAACATGCTCGTCTTGCCTGAAAAACCCGGGAGAGGAGTTCTGTGAACTTTTATGATATTAGATCCGCAAAGGTTAATAAAGGGATCAGGAGCGCGGCTTGCCCCGCTCGCAGAATATTGAGAAAGTCCGCGTTGCGCGCAGGAGGGGCGAATGGCGGGGTTAGTTGGGTATTTTATCCCAATACATCGAACTTATGTTTCTTCAGCAGCTTGATGATGTCTTTCAACCCCCTCTTTTCCAACTCTTTCATAAACGCGTCAGGCGGCGGCCAGTTTCTGGTATATGGAGGATTGGAAGGCCCTGTATATAATCCGCCTCCTGGTCCTGTATATAATCCCCCACCAGGGCCGGTATATAGTCCTCCTCCCGGCCCGGTGTACAACCCTCCGCCGAGACCTGTATATAGCCCTCCGCCGGGTCCGGCGTATAACCCTCCTCCCGGCCCTGTATAAAGTCCTCCACCCGGTCCGGAATATAGTCCGCCTCCGGGTCCGCTGTATGCACCACCTCCGGGGCCGCTATATAATCCCCCACCGGGTCCCGTATATAGTCCGCCTCCTGGTCCTGTGTATCTGTCTCTTGGCCACATATTTTATGTGTTTTTGTAAAGGAAATTTTACTAATGTAGCAATTTTTTGTTATACCTGTTGATGGGAGAGGCGGGCTGCGGACCAAATTGGATTCACATATAAAATACGTTGAACTTATGCCCGTCCGGATCGGCAAACACAAGACCATAATACCCTTCTCCAAATTCTTTAGCCTTTGAAACGATTTTTCCGCCCGCGTTTTGAACTGCCTTCTCCCATTCGTTCACCTCTTCTTTGCTTTCAGCGGAAAGGGTAAAGATGATTTCATTGGCAACGTGTGCATCGGAAATTTCAATCTCCACATTCGCTTTTAGCTTATCTTTTAAAAAGAAGTGCATGATAAAATTATCCTCACCTGCAAGAAAGCTTGTCAGGTCGCCAGACCTCCCGTTGAATTTAAATCCCAGTGCCGTATAAAAATTCGTTGTCCGGTCCAGGTCACTTACAGTTAAGTTTGACCATATCTTTTTCAGGTTCATAACTATTTTTTTTAGTTAAAGACTATTTCAAAGGTACCGTGTAGCGGCGAAACAGATGGGGGGTAGAAGCGACATTCAGGCGGGGAGTTTGTTGCATCCGGGTCCGCCGCAAATCCATCAAAATAAAACCACCTCTTCCAGGATCTGCCAGCTGCCTTCCGCTATTTCTTTATCCAGTTCCTGGTAATCCCATCCGCAGTAACCAATAAATATTTTTATGTCTTTTTCCGTGAGGATACCACTATCAATATTTTTCACGGCGGATGGAAAATCTCCTCCCAGAAAAATATGATCAGCTACCGGCACACCTCCCGCTATCAGATCCGGCCGCTGATGTACAAAGTAAAGATGCTCCTGGTCTACGGGACCTCCGAGTTGTATAGGGAAGGGGGGAATATGTCTGAATTCTTCCAGCTCATTTAATTTTCGGGGAAACGTTTTATTGATGATAAAACCCATCGCACCTTTGTCGTTATACTCGGTGATCAATATCACCGATTTTTCAAAAAAGGTATCGTCCAATAGCGCGGTACTTTTTATAAAAATGCCAGGTTTCATATGACATAAAGGTAAGTCTCAAAATCCACCATCCATATAATGCCAAAAAAAATTTACCTTGTAGTAACGCGCTAACCTGAAAAGCCGCATATGACGTCATTGGAAGAGATAAAGACGTTATTTGATTGCCTGCCAGTACCCAGCATCATTCTGAAAACGGACGCGCCGGATTTCACGATTGCCGCTGTGAACAAGGCTTTCATAGAAGTGACCTTTTCCCAGGCCAGGGAATTGACCGGCATGCCTTTTTTTCAGGCTTTCCCCATGAATGCAGACGATGACGGCACCAGAACAGACACCATCAAATATGCATTTGACTACGCCCTCCGCC
This genomic stretch from Chitinophaga sp. XS-30 harbors:
- a CDS encoding SDR family oxidoreductase; this encodes MAKILVTGVTGVVGKGTVEHLLKKGVPASQIIGLSRKKEEIEDLAAKGIEVRFGDYFDYDSLLRAFEGVDKVMLTSTIAFTDRSTQHYNAVTAARQAGVKHVVYMSIMRKEGSGRIMPGITESDLFTEQVLKSSGLDYTILYHPPFTDLLSAYYGPDPYENGIKVPANNGKMAPATRDELAEAHAEILSAPGHENKTYSLGGSDAVSFADIAKILAEIKGRPVPFTTIAAEEYIDMKVTQGFPRNFAEFITNWVVAIEEGEFAYQSGDMERLLGRKTKTFREYIASTLA
- a CDS encoding helix-turn-helix domain-containing protein, which encodes MKSGEKRSDCPISSSLDIFGDKWSLLIVRDLMLYKTRTYGDFTKSTEKIATNILANRLQILEENGIIVKLPYPDNKVKGLYKLSSKGVDLIPALIEIALWGGKYLSNSDECSPFLKEVKKNKTKFLKNIMAKLPADHEVNAE
- a CDS encoding helix-turn-helix domain-containing protein; the encoded protein is MKLNELTVYDVKSQIAKLSRTLRGFEGISQDQLAEQLNMSRITIQNLERPKNVTLDTFLKVLQHFDLLEKFDAFIAENIADKNVTPLY
- a CDS encoding VOC family protein, producing MNLKKIWSNLTVSDLDRTTNFYTALGFKFNGRSGDLTSFLAGEDNFIMHFFLKDKLKANVEIEISDAHVANEIIFTLSAESKEEVNEWEKAVQNAGGKIVSKAKEFGEGYYGLVFADPDGHKFNVFYM
- a CDS encoding YqgE/AlgH family protein, producing the protein MKPGIFIKSTALLDDTFFEKSVILITEYNDKGAMGFIINKTFPRKLNELEEFRHIPPFPIQLGGPVDQEHLYFVHQRPDLIAGGVPVADHIFLGGDFPSAVKNIDSGILTEKDIKIFIGYCGWDYQELDKEIAEGSWQILEEVVLF